The proteins below are encoded in one region of Pangasianodon hypophthalmus isolate fPanHyp1 chromosome 6, fPanHyp1.pri, whole genome shotgun sequence:
- the LOC113526894 gene encoding fibulin-7, giving the protein MSQLRTILLIMCIGQIHSIYGQECPSTQELQNSLRQAQKLLASHEASYLQSLRSLKRKISQLQNSTARVAAKPSDASCPKLEAPLNGRKLGKVLLPGHEVHFLCDSGYELVGSETRQCKESLTWSGQQPVCKEINECASSPCANGGSCTDEVNGFTCACARGWAGPTCQSPTPTFFATTTNISAATSGAAAATSFPLTTLLPFVQPSKCSQVQGTTHCTCEAGYTISGRDTSICTDIDECEVFHNGPAGRLCVHACINTPGGYRCSCPAGYDVSRDGRGCRDIDECATRQNNCTRDRLCINTYGGFQCVKVECPRIRNVTYVKTSPTRCERNPCPVDNKACSQAPNSISYHHISVVSNLSAPRVLFRVSTVRMIGDTLRFAVLGSRGRRHFSIQRSDRQTGELLLLTPLQGPDTLEVEVEMSELEKRALIGRYITKITIFISQYEF; this is encoded by the exons ATGAGTCAACTTCGCACCATACTGCTGATTATGTGTATCGGTCAGATTCACAGCATCTATGGGCAG GAATGTCCCAGTACACAGGAGCTGCAGAATTCCCTACGCCAAGCACAAAAGCTGCTGGCATCACATGAGGCCTCGTACCTGCAGAGTCTCCGCAGCCTGAAGAGGAAAATCAGTCAGCTGCAGAACAGCACGGCCCGTGTGGCTGCCAAACCCAGTGATG CTTCCTGTCCAAAACTGGAGGCACCCCTCAATGGACGAAAATTAGGGAAAGTTCTACTGCCGGGTCATGAGGTTCACTTCCTGTGTGACTCAGGCTACGAGCTGGTGGGCTCTGAGACTCGGCAGTGTAAGGAGTCGCTCACCTGGAGCGGCCAACAACCTGTCTGCAAGG AAATAAACGAGTGTGCCTCTTCTCCCTGTGCCAATGGGGGTTCATGCACAGATGAAGTGAATGGATTCACATGCGCATGTGCCAGAGGATGGGCTGGACCTACGTGCCAATCTCCAACGCCAACAT TTTTTGCCACCACAACCAACATCTCTGCTGCCACCTCTGGAGCTGCAGCTGCCACCTCGTTTCCTTTAACAACTCTGCTTCCATTTGTGCAGCCGTCCAAGTGCAGCCAGGTCCAGGGcaccacacactgcacctgTGAGGCAGGATATACCATTTCAGGCCGAGACACCAGCATCTGCACAG ATATTGATGAGTGTGAAGTGTTCCATAATGGGCCGGCAGGtcgtttgtgtgtgcatgcttgtaTTAACACCCCGGGTGGTTATCGCTGTTCATGCCCAGCTGGCTATGATGTGAGCCGAGACGGCCGAGGCTGCAGAG ATATCGATGAGTGCGCCACAAGGCAGAACAACTGCACCCGTGATAGGCTGTGTATCAACACATATGGAGGTTTTCAGTGCGTAAAAGTGGAGTGTCCACGCATCCGAAATGTTACCTATGTCAAAACCTCACCCAC GCGCTGTGAAAGgaacccctgccctgtggacaATAAAGCATGTTCTCAGGCTCCCAACTCCATCTCCTACCACCATATATCAGTGGTGTCAAATCTCTCGGCTCCGCGGGTCCTGTTCCGGGTTTCGACAGTGCGGATGATTGGAGACACTCTGCGTTTTGCTGTGCTAGGGAGCCGTGGGCGACGCCATTTCAGCATCCAGCGTTCAGACCGGCAGACCGGCGAGCTGCTGCTGCTCACCCCCCTGCAGGGCCCTGACACcctggaggtggaggtggagatgaGCGAGCTGGAGAAGAGGGCGCTGATCGGGCGCTACATTACCAAAATCACCATCTTCATCTCACAATATGAGTTCTAG